One Nitrosomonas sp. PY1 DNA window includes the following coding sequences:
- a CDS encoding TIGR02281 family clan AA aspartic protease, translating to MSRVFMKEKPLQDRGHYRVNPTSKNDRGNRKSSTSSLPDLSWKRFFGITLVWVFIGLVFLVIFQRYQSLLELNSQTAQYADSKKLIPQACGLLPPNGATYLFDPLAINRTDVLYSGLRIENKHDHPMVAILFDSANAKKLLALSIATGNSSQIAVPVGQYGMQVLLGSSWCNLETGFSDGATVTVEGGISVNADATTSMQFSGSGIRPVRLDLAYNMLPIDLQHLEQPLEVIGNGKLDLQQTRDGHYFSSGTVNGVPVVFMIDTGATVVSVSAEIASRAGIQKCTNQKMTTANGIVSACKAIVPEVTFGEFRLTNVEVMVMPNLPGNPLLGMNVLRNFHLEQVDRTMRISTR from the coding sequence ATGAGTAGAGTTTTTATGAAAGAGAAACCATTACAAGATCGAGGCCACTATCGCGTGAACCCTACCAGCAAGAATGATAGAGGCAATCGGAAATCATCCACAAGCAGTTTACCCGATTTATCATGGAAACGTTTTTTTGGGATTACTCTGGTTTGGGTCTTTATAGGACTGGTTTTTCTGGTAATTTTCCAACGTTATCAGTCGTTGTTGGAACTCAATTCTCAAACTGCTCAGTATGCGGATTCCAAAAAACTGATACCGCAAGCGTGTGGATTGTTGCCGCCGAATGGGGCAACTTACCTATTTGATCCATTAGCGATCAATAGAACCGATGTGCTTTACTCGGGATTGAGAATAGAAAATAAACATGATCATCCCATGGTGGCGATACTGTTTGATTCAGCGAACGCTAAAAAACTTCTGGCGCTATCGATTGCAACAGGAAATTCCAGTCAAATCGCTGTACCGGTTGGTCAGTATGGCATGCAAGTTTTGCTGGGATCCAGTTGGTGTAACCTAGAAACGGGTTTTTCTGACGGAGCTACTGTGACAGTAGAAGGTGGAATTTCAGTGAATGCTGACGCAACGACCTCGATGCAGTTCAGCGGTTCGGGTATTCGCCCTGTCCGGCTTGATCTTGCTTACAATATGTTACCGATAGATCTTCAGCATTTAGAGCAACCGTTGGAAGTCATTGGTAATGGAAAGCTTGATCTACAGCAAACACGCGATGGCCACTATTTTAGCTCGGGAACTGTCAATGGAGTGCCTGTCGTGTTCATGATAGATACTGGAGCAACCGTTGTATCGGTATCAGCAGAGATTGCGTCACGTGCGGGTATACAAAAGTGCACGAACCAGAAAATGACGACCGCAAATGGTATCGTCAGCGCTTGTAAAGCCATTGTGCCTGAAGTCACCTTCGGGGAATTCAGGTTGACCAACGTGGAAGTCATGGTCATGCCGAATCTGCCTGGGAACCCGCTCTTAGGCATGAATGTGTTGCGCAATTTTCATCTTGAGCAGGTCGACCGAACCATGAGAATTTCTACACGCTAA
- a CDS encoding OmpA family protein, whose protein sequence is MEKRILTTLVLLSLTGCASMSNTQSGTLTGSALGAGAGAALGAIIGGGDGAAIGAGSGAILGAGAGYLWSQRMEEQKKQMEAATAGTGVEVSKTADNRLKLNIPSDISFDSGKSNIKPSLQPILDNFATSLNNNPNTVVTIIGHTDNTGSDAVNNPLSVNRASSTRDYLVGRGVAINRIQIDGRGSREPIAANDTPANRAINRRVEIFVSEIQPPPSGAPVAPPQQ, encoded by the coding sequence ATGGAAAAAAGAATTTTGACGACGCTTGTTTTGTTATCGTTAACTGGATGTGCTTCGATGAGCAACACACAATCAGGAACATTGACGGGAAGCGCGTTAGGAGCTGGCGCTGGCGCCGCATTGGGTGCAATCATAGGCGGTGGAGACGGCGCTGCAATTGGTGCGGGTTCTGGTGCTATCTTGGGGGCCGGGGCTGGTTATTTATGGTCACAAAGAATGGAAGAGCAAAAAAAACAAATGGAGGCAGCTACCGCCGGTACTGGCGTGGAAGTTTCTAAAACCGCTGATAATCGCCTCAAGCTCAATATCCCTAGTGACATTTCTTTTGATTCAGGAAAATCAAATATTAAACCGAGTCTACAACCGATATTGGATAATTTTGCTACCAGTTTGAACAATAATCCCAATACTGTAGTAACGATTATCGGTCATACGGATAATACCGGTAGCGATGCGGTCAATAATCCTTTATCGGTTAACCGTGCCTCTAGCACGCGTGATTACTTGGTAGGGCGTGGCGTTGCAATCAATCGTATTCAGATTGACGGAAGAGGTTCCCGTGAGCCTATTGCCGCCAATGATACGCCAGCTAATCGAGCAATAAACCGCAGGGTGGAGATCTTCGTTTCAGAAATTCAGCCGCCACCGAGTGGAGCGCCTGTAGCGCCGCCACAGCAATAA
- the ribH gene encoding 6,7-dimethyl-8-ribityllumazine synthase: MPFYDDIPEIEPTLEGSDLRMGIVMSRFNSDIGEGLLSACITELRNNGVQNHNILLATVPGALEIPLTLKRIALTNQFDAFIALGAVIRGDTYHFEIVADESARGLMAVQLEIEIPIANGILTTDNEDQAIARMHEKGTEAAKAALEMANLQIKIDELPYE; encoded by the coding sequence ATGCCTTTTTACGATGACATTCCCGAAATTGAACCTACTCTAGAAGGTAGCGATTTACGAATGGGTATCGTCATGAGTCGCTTTAACTCGGATATTGGCGAAGGATTGCTGAGCGCCTGCATTACAGAACTTAGAAATAACGGTGTACAAAACCATAATATACTACTTGCAACAGTACCCGGCGCCTTGGAAATTCCTTTGACGCTTAAACGCATCGCCCTAACCAATCAATTCGACGCCTTCATTGCACTCGGCGCAGTAATTCGGGGTGACACCTATCATTTCGAAATCGTAGCGGATGAGTCTGCCCGAGGTTTAATGGCGGTGCAATTGGAAATAGAAATTCCCATTGCCAATGGAATTCTCACTACCGATAACGAAGATCAAGCGATCGCACGTATGCACGAAAAAGGCACGGAAGCTGCAAAAGCTGCGCTGGAAATGGCCAATTTGCAAATCAAGATTGATGAATTACCTTATGAATAA
- a CDS encoding phosphatidylglycerophosphatase A: protein MTILSDAEQTERHSHSGHSPVFKPNLSLVLSHPAFFIAFSGGAGLFPFAPGTIGTLVAFPLFWLINEVLSPVYFLLVIDIMFIVGIWACGLTGKVLGDPDHGSMVWDETVAFLLVLFFIPDEWQWQLAAFILFRFFDIAKPNPIRYFDQHLRAGFGVMFDDLVAAFLTLLCFAGWKTWILPIITSG, encoded by the coding sequence ATGACCATTTTATCTGATGCTGAACAAACTGAACGTCACTCTCATTCTGGACACTCACCAGTTTTTAAACCCAACCTATCGCTAGTTCTTAGCCACCCGGCCTTTTTCATTGCTTTTTCTGGCGGCGCGGGTTTATTCCCGTTCGCGCCAGGCACGATAGGCACTTTAGTTGCATTCCCTCTATTTTGGCTAATCAATGAAGTACTTTCTCCAGTATATTTTCTATTAGTCATCGATATAATGTTTATCGTCGGTATCTGGGCATGCGGTTTGACAGGTAAAGTACTGGGTGATCCGGATCATGGCAGCATGGTATGGGATGAAACAGTGGCATTTTTGTTAGTGCTTTTTTTCATTCCCGATGAATGGCAGTGGCAATTAGCTGCTTTTATCCTGTTCCGTTTCTTCGATATTGCAAAGCCCAATCCGATTCGCTATTTCGATCAACACTTACGCGCTGGCTTCGGTGTAATGTTTGACGATCTTGTTGCAGCATTTTTGACTCTGCTATGCTTTGCTGGATGGAAAACATGGATACTACCGATAATTACTTCCGGTTAA
- a CDS encoding ADP-ribosylglycohydrolase family protein yields the protein MTNTITQEERVTGAIMGAFIGDALALGPHWYYDLAELRRDYGEWITDYTDPKPGRYHSDRKAGQLSQAGIILTLMLESLVEHGGYHEADFCRRMDGELFPFLDGTPMNGPGGYTSQSIREAWRRRVEQKLPWGQTGGHADDTEAIERTLALAVRYAFRPTELATIVANNTRLTQTDDTVISMTVAYAAVLGMLVQGHALDKTLSGKLMRLVKTGKLPFHAVTFGDFQPPNPGDPDPPRAGRFASPDALLTPSYMAEAAADANIRIEPAWKVSIVYGMPCAIYHQLPAAYYLAARFQNDFESAVLHAVNGGGQNQARAILTGALVGAQAGFSAIPKRFLDGLEDLDKLEQLATALASQVNDDKEAIKN from the coding sequence ATGACGAACACAATCACACAAGAAGAACGCGTCACCGGCGCCATTATGGGTGCTTTTATCGGTGATGCCCTGGCTCTCGGCCCTCATTGGTATTATGATCTCGCTGAACTTCGGCGCGACTATGGGGAATGGATTACTGACTACACCGACCCCAAGCCTGGTCGATATCATAGTGACCGCAAGGCAGGCCAACTCTCTCAAGCAGGCATCATCCTCACTCTTATGCTTGAATCTCTCGTCGAACATGGCGGATATCATGAAGCGGATTTTTGCCGCCGAATGGATGGGGAGTTGTTTCCGTTTCTCGACGGTACACCGATGAATGGACCGGGCGGCTACACCAGCCAATCCATCCGGGAAGCATGGCGCCGCCGCGTAGAGCAAAAATTACCTTGGGGACAAACCGGCGGGCACGCGGATGACACGGAAGCAATTGAGCGCACGCTGGCGCTGGCGGTTCGCTACGCATTTCGGCCTACTGAGCTTGCTACCATAGTCGCAAACAATACTCGCCTGACCCAAACCGATGACACCGTAATCTCAATGACCGTAGCCTATGCAGCGGTGCTAGGTATGTTAGTGCAAGGGCATGCATTAGATAAAACATTATCTGGAAAATTAATGCGATTGGTAAAAACTGGAAAGCTGCCTTTTCATGCCGTTACTTTTGGCGATTTTCAACCGCCTAACCCGGGTGACCCTGATCCTCCCCGTGCCGGGCGATTCGCTTCTCCCGATGCTTTGCTCACGCCATCCTATATGGCTGAAGCTGCGGCAGACGCAAATATTCGCATAGAACCGGCGTGGAAAGTGTCGATTGTGTATGGCATGCCCTGCGCCATTTATCATCAACTTCCCGCTGCCTATTATCTTGCCGCTCGTTTCCAAAACGATTTCGAATCCGCCGTGCTTCATGCGGTCAATGGTGGTGGGCAGAATCAAGCACGCGCCATTCTTACGGGTGCGCTTGTAGGCGCCCAAGCAGGCTTTTCCGCCATTCCGAAGCGATTTCTCGATGGCCTGGAAGATTTGGACAAACTCGAACAGCTTGCTACCGCTCTTGCTTCACAGGTAAACGATGACAAAGAGGCCATCAAAAATTGA
- the mutL gene encoding DNA mismatch repair endonuclease MutL: MVSIKLLPDLLINQIAAGEVVERPSSVLKEILENSLDAGAQKIHVQLLQGGVKQIRVIDNGIGIAKNELALALMRHSTSKISTLDDLHKIASLGFRGEALASIAAVSRLTLASYQHGDDYAWQIHVDGDSVSPVAPSSLSMGTTLTISDLFFNIPARRKFLKSEATEFSHCDEVFKRISLSASSVEFFLQHNGKTRRLLHPATPAQRIAAILGEEFAQCAVWADEKSEAIQLQGMVALPAYARSSREAQYFFVNKRFVSDKLISHALREAYRDILHLDRYPAFVLFLEIDPEMVDVNVHPTKTEVRFREPRAVHQFIFHTINKALSVPNTQKKQNTDTAIGLKHRDVSGTSHAGSSLSNYSLLCHDNRPRQLFQPEQIYQSIYDNRSSDPSLYLGEKDKLLDEAKTTGELNSFVASVKEESFALGFALGQLQGIYILAQNKQGLVVVDMHAAHERVMYEKLKSVFDQQVVPTQSLLIPVTFHASSVEMSLAEENVDLFDRLGFEIAPFSPTALVVRKIPAILSDADIVQLAHDLLKEIGDYGASQVLTARRNETLATMACHGAVRANRKLTIEEMNQLLREMEVTERVDQCNHGRPTWFEITVAELDKMFMRGK, from the coding sequence ATGGTTAGTATTAAGTTGTTACCAGATCTGTTAATCAATCAGATTGCGGCCGGTGAAGTTGTAGAACGACCGTCTTCAGTACTGAAAGAGATTCTGGAGAACAGTCTGGATGCAGGAGCTCAGAAAATTCATGTGCAGCTATTGCAGGGGGGCGTTAAACAAATCCGTGTAATTGATAATGGAATTGGTATCGCGAAAAATGAGTTGGCCCTGGCGCTAATGCGGCATAGTACCAGCAAGATTAGCACCCTGGATGATTTGCATAAGATCGCTAGTCTTGGTTTTCGTGGTGAAGCATTGGCAAGTATTGCGGCTGTTTCACGTTTGACGCTGGCAAGTTATCAACATGGGGATGATTATGCTTGGCAGATCCATGTCGATGGAGATTCAGTCTCACCCGTGGCGCCTTCTTCGTTGTCCATGGGCACTACATTAACTATCAGTGATTTATTCTTCAATATTCCCGCGCGCCGAAAATTTCTTAAATCTGAGGCGACAGAATTTTCGCATTGCGATGAGGTTTTTAAACGTATATCCCTGTCTGCATCGTCAGTAGAGTTTTTCTTACAGCATAACGGTAAGACACGGCGTTTATTACATCCAGCTACGCCTGCTCAACGAATTGCCGCGATACTTGGGGAAGAGTTCGCGCAATGTGCCGTTTGGGCGGATGAGAAATCTGAAGCGATTCAGTTGCAGGGTATGGTGGCACTACCGGCTTATGCTCGTTCTTCCAGAGAAGCGCAATATTTTTTTGTAAATAAGCGTTTTGTCAGCGATAAACTGATTTCTCATGCTTTACGTGAGGCCTATCGCGATATCTTACATCTTGATCGATATCCGGCTTTTGTATTGTTTCTGGAAATTGATCCGGAAATGGTCGACGTAAATGTACATCCGACTAAAACTGAAGTGCGTTTTCGAGAACCCCGCGCGGTACATCAATTCATTTTTCATACAATTAATAAAGCGTTATCAGTACCAAACACACAAAAAAAACAAAATACTGATACTGCGATCGGCCTCAAGCATCGAGATGTCAGCGGTACAAGCCATGCTGGTTCATCATTGTCAAACTATTCATTGTTATGTCATGACAATAGGCCGCGACAACTATTTCAACCGGAGCAAATTTATCAATCGATATACGATAATCGATCATCTGACCCATCGTTATATTTAGGTGAAAAAGATAAGTTATTAGACGAAGCAAAGACCACGGGCGAACTGAATTCATTTGTGGCTTCAGTAAAGGAGGAAAGCTTTGCATTGGGTTTTGCGTTGGGGCAATTGCAAGGAATTTACATTCTGGCTCAGAATAAACAAGGACTCGTTGTGGTCGATATGCACGCGGCGCATGAGCGCGTCATGTACGAGAAACTTAAAAGTGTATTTGATCAGCAGGTAGTACCGACGCAATCTTTATTGATTCCCGTTACATTTCATGCCAGTAGCGTTGAAATGAGCTTGGCTGAAGAAAATGTTGATTTGTTTGATCGATTGGGTTTTGAAATTGCGCCATTTTCTCCTACAGCTTTGGTTGTTCGTAAAATTCCTGCAATACTGAGTGATGCCGATATCGTCCAGCTTGCTCATGATCTATTAAAGGAAATTGGGGATTATGGCGCGAGTCAAGTATTGACTGCCAGGCGTAATGAAACTTTGGCTACGATGGCTTGCCATGGTGCTGTTCGCGCTAATCGAAAGCTTACCATTGAAGAAATGAATCAGTTGTTGCGTGAAATGGAAGTAACCGAACGCGTGGATCAGTGTAATCATGGCCGACCCACTTGGTTCGAAATTACTGTGGCCGAATTGGATAAAATGTTTATGCGTGGAAAGTAG
- the nusB gene encoding transcription antitermination factor NusB produces the protein MNNLQSDSSTNKNDNKTKKPKSRRRIAREFVVQGLYQWKVTGESASFIEQQLRESPEFIHVDEKHFSKVLRGSIENFELLNSHIQPYLDRALHELSPVEFAILLLGAYELSYHPEIPYKAIINEAIELARTYGGIDGHKYVNGVLDKLAIKQRAVEIAAQKSEMKQPLT, from the coding sequence ATGAATAACTTGCAATCGGATTCGAGTACTAACAAAAACGACAACAAAACCAAAAAACCGAAAAGCCGCCGCAGAATCGCGCGTGAGTTTGTAGTTCAGGGCTTGTATCAATGGAAAGTTACAGGCGAAAGCGCAAGTTTTATTGAACAACAGCTACGCGAATCCCCCGAATTCATTCATGTCGATGAAAAGCATTTTTCTAAAGTTCTGCGAGGCTCAATTGAGAACTTCGAGTTATTGAATTCGCATATTCAACCGTACCTAGATCGCGCCTTGCATGAACTGAGTCCGGTAGAGTTTGCTATTTTGTTACTGGGCGCATATGAATTATCGTATCATCCCGAAATTCCTTACAAGGCGATCATCAATGAAGCCATTGAATTAGCAAGAACTTATGGTGGTATCGATGGACATAAGTATGTCAATGGAGTCTTAGACAAGCTAGCGATTAAACAACGTGCCGTAGAAATAGCTGCGCAGAAATCGGAAATGAAACAACCGCTCACTTAA
- a CDS encoding DUF5677 domain-containing protein, translating to MSLEFTLADIERTRIDKAELDSFTREGQHFGVAFNLFREAASCVCVLANVSVGPTQAWNVEQAVLGGHLVRMFKLMRFAMEESIEYREEMLSVLVRLFAECVINLRYLIRESSPELIRSYIAYSLQHEKKLAGQIKSNINVRAGKILPIEERMLRSITRTFENSLVTEEELPARRIQNWGDKNLFEKAKDVGLGEAYLAIFGGPSRNVHGGWQDLLHYHLECDSPGIFRPKLEFMQPRPQAIYSLTYLITKTLIEYAELFDHSSLRPVLDGLTDLDKRNHAASNAHEAYLVAKNAG from the coding sequence GTGTCACTCGAATTCACTCTTGCCGATATTGAAAGAACACGAATAGACAAAGCCGAGCTTGATTCGTTTACTCGGGAAGGTCAGCACTTCGGCGTGGCATTCAATCTCTTTCGTGAGGCCGCCAGCTGTGTCTGCGTTCTGGCGAACGTTTCGGTCGGGCCTACACAGGCGTGGAATGTTGAACAAGCGGTTCTCGGCGGTCATTTGGTCCGCATGTTCAAGCTCATGCGATTCGCGATGGAGGAATCTATTGAGTACCGTGAGGAAATGCTCTCAGTATTGGTTCGATTGTTTGCCGAGTGCGTCATCAACCTACGATATTTGATCCGAGAGTCTTCTCCTGAACTGATCCGCTCCTATATCGCATACTCTCTACAGCACGAGAAGAAACTCGCAGGCCAGATAAAGTCCAACATCAATGTTCGCGCAGGGAAGATCCTTCCGATTGAAGAACGCATGCTCCGCTCAATAACAAGAACATTCGAGAACTCCCTCGTAACAGAAGAAGAGCTTCCGGCAAGGAGGATTCAAAACTGGGGTGACAAAAATCTATTTGAGAAAGCGAAAGATGTGGGGTTAGGGGAGGCTTACCTCGCAATCTTCGGAGGTCCGTCCCGAAATGTGCATGGCGGCTGGCAGGATCTCCTGCACTATCACCTTGAGTGTGACTCACCGGGAATTTTTCGACCAAAGCTCGAATTCATGCAACCCCGCCCACAAGCTATTTACAGCCTCACTTATCTGATCACCAAAACGCTAATCGAGTACGCCGAGCTATTTGATCATTCGAGTCTTCGCCCGGTACTTGACGGGCTCACTGATCTAGATAAGAGGAATCATGCTGCCTCGAATGCGCACGAGGCGTACCTGGTTGCCAAGAATGCCGGCTAA
- a CDS encoding calcium-binding protein, whose protein sequence is MLKKSNSLLSIIFCGFFLISGTAFAVSEKEVAPPKPQEHKHSDGHHHKQCSQKMSKIDLNKDNKISKEEFIKYHENKFSEMDTNKDGFLDESEMHHMKKGHEHGKCEHKHSDAGDHKHDDSSKEVSK, encoded by the coding sequence ATGCTCAAGAAAAGCAATTCGTTATTATCGATTATTTTTTGTGGTTTTTTTCTAATCTCTGGTACTGCTTTTGCAGTTTCTGAAAAAGAAGTTGCGCCGCCAAAACCGCAAGAGCATAAGCATTCTGATGGTCATCATCACAAACAATGTAGTCAAAAAATGTCGAAGATCGACCTTAACAAAGACAATAAAATCAGTAAAGAAGAATTTATCAAATATCATGAAAACAAGTTTAGTGAGATGGATACAAATAAAGATGGTTTCTTAGATGAATCAGAAATGCATCATATGAAGAAAGGCCATGAGCATGGAAAGTGTGAGCATAAACACAGCGATGCTGGTGACCATAAACATGATGATTCGAGCAAAGAAGTAAGCAAATAA
- the ribBA gene encoding bifunctional 3,4-dihydroxy-2-butanone-4-phosphate synthase/GTP cyclohydrolase II, whose translation MSISAIEEIIADIKLGKMVVLVDEEDRENEGDIVLAADFVTPAAINFMATHGRGLICLTLTEEHCNQLDLPLMVTTNRSPLGTNFTLSIEAAEGVTTGISAADRARTVQVAVQKNAKPKDLVQPGHIFPLMAQKGGVLVRAGHTEAGCDLAKMAGLTAASVICEVLKDDGSMARMPDLITFAHKHQLKIGTIADLIQHRNQTECLVTRVAERTIQTLHGSFQLIAYRDDISLLTHLALVKGTINPAHETLVRVHEPLSVIDFLDIEDDSHSWNIYTAMKMIAEAGCGVIVLMHRRDNPIKLAERVESKNEHPRSFSNKMDLRHHGIGAQILKDLNVGKMRLMATPRKMPSVTGFGLEVSSYVETHNKDNL comes from the coding sequence ATGAGCATTAGCGCTATTGAAGAAATTATTGCCGACATCAAACTCGGTAAGATGGTCGTGTTGGTCGATGAAGAAGATCGCGAAAATGAGGGAGACATCGTACTTGCCGCAGATTTTGTCACACCCGCAGCCATCAACTTTATGGCAACACATGGTCGCGGGCTAATTTGCTTAACGCTCACCGAAGAACATTGCAATCAATTGGATTTACCCTTGATGGTAACAACCAACCGGTCTCCTTTGGGAACCAACTTTACCCTCTCCATTGAAGCAGCCGAGGGTGTTACTACAGGAATTTCCGCGGCAGACCGCGCCAGAACCGTACAAGTAGCTGTGCAAAAAAATGCAAAACCCAAAGATCTTGTACAACCGGGGCATATTTTTCCGCTCATGGCGCAAAAGGGCGGTGTGTTGGTGCGCGCAGGCCACACCGAAGCTGGTTGCGATTTGGCCAAAATGGCTGGCCTCACTGCGGCTTCGGTCATTTGTGAAGTCCTGAAAGATGACGGCAGCATGGCAAGAATGCCCGATCTCATCACTTTTGCGCACAAACATCAACTTAAGATTGGCACAATTGCCGATTTGATTCAGCATCGCAACCAAACCGAATGCCTGGTCACACGCGTTGCTGAGCGCACCATTCAAACTTTACATGGGTCATTTCAATTAATTGCCTATCGAGATGATATCTCGCTTCTAACACACTTAGCGTTGGTCAAAGGCACCATAAACCCTGCGCACGAAACCCTGGTACGTGTCCATGAACCATTGTCTGTCATTGATTTTCTCGATATTGAAGACGACTCGCATTCCTGGAATATCTACACTGCAATGAAAATGATTGCTGAGGCAGGATGTGGCGTTATTGTTCTGATGCACCGCCGGGATAATCCGATAAAACTAGCTGAACGCGTTGAATCGAAAAATGAACACCCTCGATCCTTCAGTAATAAAATGGATTTGCGCCACCACGGAATTGGTGCACAAATATTAAAGGACCTGAATGTTGGAAAAATGCGCTTGATGGCGACTCCTCGAAAAATGCCTAGTGTCACTGGATTCGGTTTAGAAGTTTCCAGTTATGTGGAAACTCACAACAAAGATAACCTTTGA
- a CDS encoding riboflavin synthase, which produces MFTGIIQATGKITAVHTSNATAEGDLALTVDPGNLDLSDVNLGDSIAVDGVCLTVKSLANQRIHFDVSAETLRCTHGLNCVDKTINLEKALRLADRLGGHLVSGHIDAIGIVTRCIPAGESVTLDVEVPNAITRFLTHKGSVAVNGVSLTINQMTNDIFSVNLIPHTLMVTALGQLQPGSPVNLETDMLARYVARLLNL; this is translated from the coding sequence ATGTTTACCGGAATTATACAAGCTACTGGAAAAATAACCGCTGTCCATACATCCAACGCAACGGCTGAAGGCGATCTAGCATTAACGGTCGACCCCGGAAACCTTGACCTGAGCGATGTAAACTTAGGAGATAGCATTGCTGTCGACGGTGTTTGTTTAACGGTTAAATCTTTGGCCAATCAACGCATTCATTTTGATGTTTCTGCAGAAACACTGCGCTGCACACATGGATTAAATTGCGTTGATAAGACAATTAATTTGGAAAAAGCATTACGTTTAGCCGATCGATTGGGTGGCCATTTAGTCAGCGGCCATATTGACGCAATCGGTATTGTCACTCGATGTATACCAGCGGGAGAAAGCGTTACACTGGATGTTGAGGTTCCCAACGCAATCACACGCTTCTTGACACACAAGGGGTCTGTTGCAGTAAACGGCGTCAGCTTGACAATCAATCAAATGACTAATGATATCTTTTCAGTAAATCTGATTCCACACACCCTGATGGTTACCGCATTAGGCCAGTTGCAACCAGGTTCACCAGTCAACCTGGAAACAGATATGTTGGCACGCTATGTTGCAAGATTACTCAATCTATAA
- the thiL gene encoding thiamine-phosphate kinase, protein MISEFDIIDRFFQKPTYNGIVGIGDDAAIIPASQNTEFAISTDTLVSGKHFFPDADPYKLGYKSLAVNLSDMAAMGAKPRWVLLALTLPKHLVTHDNAWLSEFSRGFFDLANTYQVELIGGDTTAGPLNINVQIIGEIIRGKAIRRNNAQVGDDIWVSGQLGSASLALKHELQQITLTPEELSQCLPALLMPSARITLGQRLVNLAHSAIDISDGLVADLGHVLKNSIVAARINLHDIPCLPIIKSNLAQPLFRECLLSGGDDYELCFTASEKNRNAIESLGKELNLPLTRIGKILVGHQLVIKDHQEKLISPDIKGYDHFI, encoded by the coding sequence GTGATTTCAGAATTCGACATTATCGATCGCTTTTTCCAGAAACCTACCTATAATGGGATCGTAGGGATCGGTGATGATGCCGCCATTATTCCAGCTTCACAAAATACTGAGTTTGCAATTTCGACCGATACATTGGTGTCCGGTAAGCATTTCTTCCCAGATGCCGATCCTTATAAACTGGGCTATAAATCTTTAGCCGTTAATCTCTCCGACATGGCCGCGATGGGCGCCAAGCCGCGATGGGTATTGCTTGCATTAACATTACCCAAGCATCTGGTGACACACGATAATGCTTGGCTATCCGAATTTAGTCGGGGTTTCTTCGATTTAGCAAACACTTATCAAGTCGAATTAATCGGTGGCGATACAACCGCTGGACCTTTGAATATCAACGTGCAAATCATCGGTGAAATCATACGAGGCAAGGCCATCCGCCGTAACAATGCGCAAGTGGGTGATGATATTTGGGTATCCGGTCAATTAGGCAGCGCATCACTGGCATTAAAGCATGAATTACAGCAAATTACTTTAACACCAGAAGAACTTTCACAGTGCTTACCCGCATTGCTCATGCCCTCAGCTCGGATTACGCTAGGGCAACGGTTGGTTAATCTGGCGCACAGCGCCATTGATATTTCCGACGGATTGGTAGCCGATTTGGGGCATGTTTTAAAAAATTCTATAGTAGCCGCGCGCATTAATCTCCATGATATTCCTTGCTTACCGATTATTAAAAGTAACCTGGCACAACCGCTATTCAGAGAGTGCCTATTATCAGGCGGAGATGACTACGAGCTGTGCTTTACCGCATCCGAAAAAAACCGTAACGCAATTGAATCACTTGGAAAAGAATTAAATTTACCGCTCACACGTATCGGTAAAATTCTGGTGGGGCATCAATTAGTCATCAAAGATCACCAGGAAAAATTAATTTCACCGGACATCAAGGGATATGACCATTTTATCTGA